In Leptospira stimsonii, the genomic stretch TTTGTTTCAAGTCAGGTGGGGAATTTCTCCACCTGAGAAAACAACTTTCATCCTTCCAAGGTTCGGACTTCACGTTGCATGTCACCGGAATCACAAAACCACACTTCAAATCATTTCGTGATTTGAAATCTCTTCGAATTCACAGCTAAAGAGGGGAGCTTTCCTTCACATCGCGCAAAGGAAAACGGTAACGTATTTTGAAAGTAAGGAAAAACGAGGAAAAGTGAGGGAAAAATCGCGGTTTTTTAGAATTCAAACCCTCCGGTTCCCTCCCATTCTTTCTCCAATCGTTCTAAGCTGTTTTCTGATCTCTTGCTCCTTCTCAAAAAGATCCTTCCACTCAAAAAGAAGTCTCTTCATTCTCTTTTGATATTTGTTAAAAGTTGAAAACAGTCGATTCACTTCCTTTCTCTTTTCAGAAGAACTCATCTCCTGGAAAGCCTTCCAAAAAGTTTCAATCCTTTCCTGGAATAACTTCTCTTCTTCCTTTGTAGATAATTTCGGATTCACCAACTTCAAGGCTTCTTTGCGTCGTTGACTCTCTCTCATATACTAAAGACCTTGAACCCGTTTCTTTTCTCCAACTGCAATGAGCTTTTCTACGATCTCGGAATCTTCCCTGAGAAAAGTAGCTACTTGAGTTTCCAACTTCTCTCTCTTCTTCCTTACTTGAACGAGCTTTCCAACTAAACGACTCACTTCCGCTTTCTTTGCAGACGGACTCAGTTTGGAATACTTCTTCTGAAACTCATGTATCTTGTCTTTCTTTGGTTCCGCTTCCTTCTTCTTTTCTGTCTTCTTCTGAGTAGGTTTGGGAGTTTTGCTTTGAAGTTCTTTACGAATCTCGGAAACGTAATTCCTTGCCGTTCCAAGTGGAATACGTTCTCCTTCTGAAATCCTCTTTGCCAACTCTTTCGGCTTTTCGATCAAACGATGAGGGTCATTGTTTGATTTTTTGTCTGATCCAGTTTCCAAAGATTCAGGGGGAATCTTTGATCCTGATTCCAACTCTTCTTTCAAGGACGCTTGCTCTGTAATGGTGCCAACTTCACCAAACAATAACCCAAGCTCCGTTTCTGAATCCGTTTGTTTTTCAGAAGAAGATCGTTCTTGTTTTGCTTCTTCTGTATTCTCACTTGGTGGATTAGATGAATCACTCCTTCGATTTCCCCCACGGTTGTCTTGCAAGAGATCGTCCTTGTATTTGCGAAGGATTCTCTTCTTTAGCCGCTCCTTTCTTTGCTCCGGAGTCAAATGTCTGCGAAACAGATTGTCTCCTTCGAGGATATCGTATTCTTCCTCAAGGGTAAGCTCGTTCATATAGTAACGAACTGGAATACTCTCAACACGACGGCGCACGTTCTCGTCTTCGTGTTCCTTTAGCTCCAAAGCAATCCGGTAGCGGTTTTCTCCCGTCACAAGCGTTCCGTCCTTCTTCGCCGTGAGTGCATCCAAAATTCCGTTCAGTGCAATGTTCTCTTTCAGATTTGCATATTCTTCTTCACTCAAGGGATCAAAGTCATTCTTTAGATTCGGCCTTAAACTTTCAGGCGGAACCATCTTCACAATCGGATTGAGTGTGACTCCCTTCGGGATATATATCTTCGCGTTCAAAGAGCCGGGTCGGGGACTCGCTTCTTGCTCTTCCATCCACTCTCTTGCTTTCTCTTCTTGGCTCTTCTTCATACAAGCACCCTCTGAATCTTCTTGTCCGGTCTAGATTCTCTTTCAAGTTCGATGACTTCATTTGCCAATGCCTCAAACCAAAGATCTCCCTTACTTCCAGGTTTTAATTCTCTTCCTTCCTCTGTCGCTCTCTCGATCGAACCGAGTTTTCCGATACTCGCATCTGAGACCCGATACTTCTTTTTCAAGTTGAGAATTCTCTCACTCTCTTGTTTGCCTCGTCCCACAAGAGAAGGAACAACAACGAGTTTCTCTCCAATCCCTTGGGTAACTTCCTCTAAATCCTTCATTCCTTGAAACGACCACCGTCTCGGACAAACAGGAGAAAGAACCAAGTCAGCAACCAAAACAGCAAACTCTGACTCCACAGACAAATGTCCCGGCGTATCAAGGATGAGATAGTCATAGTCTAACTTTCGAAATTCACCCCCGAGAACCGAAAGGAGATAGTCCACTTCCAAATTCTTGACTCCCGCTCCAAAAGAAACCGTAGAAGGCAATACATCCAAACCCGCAAATTTACTTTTGTGAATACACTCCCCAATCTCTCTTTCTCCCAAAAGAACACTCAGTATGTTTCTCTCCTCCAACACACCCTTTCCCAAACTCCGTAAGAAGAAATCAGTCAGGTTGTTGTTCAGATCCAAGTCAGCCGCAAGAACTCTCTTTC encodes the following:
- a CDS encoding chromosome partitioning protein ParB, whose product is MKKSQEEKAREWMEEQEASPRPGSLNAKIYIPKGVTLNPIVKMVPPESLRPNLKNDFDPLSEEEYANLKENIALNGILDALTAKKDGTLVTGENRYRIALELKEHEDENVRRRVESIPVRYYMNELTLEEEYDILEGDNLFRRHLTPEQRKERLKKRILRKYKDDLLQDNRGGNRRSDSSNPPSENTEEAKQERSSSEKQTDSETELGLLFGEVGTITEQASLKEELESGSKIPPESLETGSDKKSNNDPHRLIEKPKELAKRISEGERIPLGTARNYVSEIRKELQSKTPKPTQKKTEKKKEAEPKKDKIHEFQKKYSKLSPSAKKAEVSRLVGKLVQVRKKREKLETQVATFLREDSEIVEKLIAVGEKKRVQGL
- a CDS encoding ParA family protein; the encoded protein is MYIVAIASSKGGVGKTTHSTNLAVQLARRGKRVLAADLDLNNNLTDFFLRSLGKGVLEERNILSVLLGEREIGECIHKSKFAGLDVLPSTVSFGAGVKNLEVDYLLSVLGGEFRKLDYDYLILDTPGHLSVESEFAVLVADLVLSPVCPRRWSFQGMKDLEEVTQGIGEKLVVVPSLVGRGKQESERILNLKKKYRVSDASIGKLGSIERATEEGRELKPGSKGDLWFEALANEVIELERESRPDKKIQRVLV